In the genome of Ictalurus furcatus strain D&B chromosome 13, Billie_1.0, whole genome shotgun sequence, one region contains:
- the fam13c gene encoding protein FAM13C, which translates to MFCFCLQSSLLKLQALEEDASSPPDSSPDESPTGMGGRDETPLPSRGSLRDENNPQDRRQSESDYSSELQQNPGPSRLISYITDGNSPLLSPRCASLSLSQRFNTDPESAPSPPCTQHLILPRWMVRPETSDDDKDTQSIPLLTKHIQTLKRRIRKFEERFEQEMNYKPSHNDKTANPEIFQLMSELAKSRKQLKDLKLRQSVEESRGQENDQPTGTCRYSNGQHEAPEQQQQQHKPSLEETVDMLLKRLREKRQALGLPDNMKEMTQRQMALEKLTLQKCLLYFESLHGRPDTKQERNLVKPLYDRYQMVKHLLCTTPTITTIEEEEGSDEEYVQQSQPPRQATPESMEEDEEGDSDTAFVSPLDEVKAVRQPVLNMSNLHAASRSELLRFLRETRAEKKRRRKAIREFEEQFFRQMGRTAQKDDRIPMTEEYQEYKSLKAKLRLLEVLLNKQETT; encoded by the exons ATGTTTTGCTTCTGCCTGCAGAGCTCTCTGTTGAAGCTCCAGGCTTTGGAGGAGGATGCCAGCTCGCCGCCGGATTCTTCTCCCGATGAAAGCCCAACCGGCATGGGTGGCAGGGACGAGACACCACTCCCCTCACGCGGCAGCCTGCGGGATGAGAACAACCCTCAAG atcgtAGGCAGTCTGAAAGTGACTACAGCAGTGAACTCCAGCAGAACCCTGGTCCCAGTCGGCTCATCTCTTACATTACAGATGGGAACAGCCCTTTACTCTCACCACGCTGCGCCAGCCTCAGCCTCAGCCAGCGCTTCAACACCGACCCTGAGAGTGCACCATCACCTCCCTGCACACAGCATCTCATCCT gccTCGTTGGATGGTCAGACCGGAGACGTCTGATGATGATAAAGACACACAATCTATTCCATTACTCACTAAACACATCCAGACGCTGAAGAGAAGGATACGCAAGTTTGAAGAACGCTTCGAACAAGAAATGAACTACAAG CCCTCCCATAATGACAAGACTGCTAATCCAGAGATATTCCAGCTCATGAGTGAACTGGCCAAGTCTCGCAAGCAGCTCAAAG ATCTGAAGCTGAGGCAGTCAGTGGAGGAATCACGAGGCCAAGAGAACGACCAGCCCACAGGCACGTGTAGATACTCAAACGGCCAGCATGAGGCGCCcgagcaacagcagcagcagcacaagcCCTCTCTGGAGGAGACGGTGGACATGCTGCTGAAGCGACTGAGGGAGAAACGCCAGGCCCTTGGCCTCCCAGACAACATGAAG GAGATGACCCAGAGGCAGATGGCGCTGGAGAaactcacactgcagaaatgccTGCTGTATTTCGAAAGTCTACACGGGCGCCCT gacaCCAAGCAGGAGAGAAACCTTGTGAAGCCACTCTATGACAGATACCAGATGGTCAAGCACCTGCTGTGTACCACTCCCACCATAACCACCATC gaggaagaggaagggtCTGATGAAGAGTACGTGCAGCAAAGTCAGCCCCCGCGGCAAGCAACCCCAGAATCaatggaggaagatgaagaagggGACAGCGACACAGCATTTGTCTCTCCTCTGGATGAGGTGAAAGCGGTTCGACAGCCTGTGCTCAACATGTCCAACCTCCACGCTGCTTCAAG ATCTGAGCTGCTGCGGTTTCTGCGCGAGACCCGTGcggagaagaagaggagacgGAAAGCCATCAGGGAGTTCGAGGAGCAGTTCTTCAGACAGATGGGCAG